Genomic window (Planococcus sp. MSAK28401):
CGTAACTAGTGATCATCATTAACTGGTTTCTCTGTATTTTGCTTTCGAACTTGGTATCCTACTACAATCCCCAGGATCAAATAAATTAATCCAGTAGTATCCCAATCATTTGTAAAGAAACTAATTACAAACCAAGCTGCCAGTGCCCCTAATATTGCTAAAAATAAACCTTTCATTTCATCGCCCCATTCGAATATTCCATCTCTTTTATTATTTTTAAATTTAATGTGAATTTTATTCAAATATTCGGAATTTTTATTTCTAGAAATAAAAAACTTTAGAAAAATGAATGTAACTTAAATGCACTTAAGTTACATTCATTTCTACTATTCTCAAAGTTTGAAACCTATGTATATAAGCGTAAAAAGATCCTTTGATTGATGATCTTTTGCATTTCCTTAATTTTACAATTAAACTATTGTTCTACTTCGTAATCATCGAGTAACGCAAAGTAAATTAAATACATGATTACAAAAGAGATAAATGATCCAACTAAGGATAAGTCAATTCTTGAGAAAAAATTATCGAGTAATATTTTAAATAGATACGCAGCAATAACTGCTTGGATTCCATAATTTAAAAGCATATTACCTCTTGATATAGCTACTTTCTTCTTCTTTTTATAAATTATTATTTTAGATACTAAATCTAAAATAAGTGTAATAACGTACATGACGAAAATTAAAAAAGTGAAATACGTTATATTTCCCATGAAACTATCGCCAGTGGTGACATTAATTAAATTTAATTCCTCCAACACCTCATATAAACCGTAGATGCCAAAAAAGGGCAACCCTACAAAGCCTGCTGTTATAAGTAAAATTACAACTACAACAGTAGTTACAGCTAGTATCCCTATCTTATCCCTGTTTTTACTTTTGAACTTTAACAAAAAATTCCTCCTGGTTTTCTAGATGCAGCTTTGTATCTCTTCCAAATTCACTTCCAAAATCTTCGAGTGTCTTTTCTAGGAGTGACGGTTCGCTTTCTTGCTCCCGGGAGGAGGATTCTAACGCTTCTACCTCGTTATCCTCCGACAATGGTGCAATCAATTGTTTCTGCTACGTCCATACTGCTGTTGGCATAACAATTGTTCCAGCACACCTGGGTATAGTTATGGTCGAATACCACTCCGTTTGAATCGGCAGATGACATCTTCGTAATTATAGGCATTGCCATATCTGCGTAGTTTGGAAGCTGTCCGGCGTTTTGCTCTGGTGTTTCTTCGATTACGATATTCCCTATATATTGAGCTTCATTGTCTCGATCAATAAATTCCACTGCTAATACATAATTCCCTTCGGTTTGCGGAAAATGAAATTCTCTCGAATCGTTTAGTTCAAGCTCCGTTTCTTCTCCATCTTTCCATAAGGCCGCCGTGATTGTCGGATCTGTCCAAATGTCCCCGCCGTTCTCTTCATTCTCCTTGAAATCCAAAGAAGCTGGCTGGTTTGGAGAGACTATAGTGGCCTCTTGTGATAAGCCGACTTCTTCAATGTCATTTATCGTTTCCGTTACTTCTCCACTCGACGAACTCCAACTGATATTTGCTTCTGTTAATTGCATAGGTTCGCCTCGCAAACTATCATCTGCCAGTAAATATGCTCTTGGAACACCTACATCATAATCTTCGGCGATGCAACCTATCAGTATAAGAATCATTAACAAGGCTGAAATTCGTAACACCAGTTTTTTCATATCAAGACACTCCCACTGAATGACGACGTTGAACTATGTCGTTCAATTGTGCTTTACTATCATACTGATATCTGCCCATTCATAGGCCAGTTCGGGTATTTGTTTGCCGGCGATCGTTATGTGTTTTTCATCGATGACTGTCCCGCCTAAATTTTTGTAAAAGCCGCTGGATTGATTCTCCTTGAGCACCCAAACTAGCATGGACTGAATGTCACGCCCCAGCAGTTCCTTGCTTATTGCCTGCATCAACAGTTTACCGACACCTTGCCCTTGGTAAGCTTTCAGGATATAGATGGAATACACTTCTCCGCCTATGTCCGGGTAGTCGCCGGAGCGCTCCTTGCCGCCGTCTGCAAAGCCGATGACTTCTCCGGCTTTGTTTTCTGCTACGAACGCTGTAGCATGCTGCAGGTTGCGCTCCCATTGCTTCTCTCTTTCTTCGTATTTCAGCCCATCCAAATATTCATCTGGGACAATATTGCGGTACGTGGTAATCCAACTGTCTACATGGACTTTTGCAATTCCTCGTGCGTCCGAAACTCTCGCTCTTCTAATCATCATCCACTCACCCTTTCGGCGTAAACTTCATCACGGCGTTGAACAGGTCGGAAGTCGATTCCTGGAATCCCCGCTCCTCGCTTTTGAAGCTGTCGAGTAAAGTATAGCCGAAGACGAGACCGGCGATTGTTTGTGCTGTGGTGCTGCTAAAAAGAAGCATGTCAATTTGAACATAGACTTCATCAGAAAAAGTCAGGTTTTCGATAGGCAATAAAGGCAAAATAGATAAAGCTAATACGATGAATGCCGGCACGCCGACCGCCAAGAACTTGCTCCAATCGAATCCGCCAATCCGGCTTTCTTTTCTCTCCAACATAAACTTTGGCGTGCGCAATAATAAGCCGATGATGATTGGAAAAATAACTATGTAAATCCAAAGAGGCCTTGGCTCAAATTCTGAAGCTGCCTTTTCACTCAATAGTTGTTGAAGCTGCAATCCCGCATACACAATAAATGCAATCGCGATGCTCCAGATAAAATAATAGAAAAATCGTTTCATTGCCTTTCTCCCCCTTAAATTGATTGATGAGTATATATACTGTTAAAAACGAAAAAACGTTTCGTTTTATTTATAGTCAGATGAATGCCAGCATGAAAATAAAGATGACGGAAATCGGAAAAATAATGAAAAGCCAATTCAAAGCCTGTAAAATCCATATACCGGATGGTTTCGGACCTTCCGTCTTTTGAATATAGAGAAATGAAATGAGTCCGAAAACCGTCGTCATTAATTGCATGCCGCCGCCATAATTCGGAGGCGAGGCGTCTACTAACTCTTCCAGCAGAAAAGAAAATAGCACGAGGTTGATGGCGAGCAATACAAGTGGAATCGCTAAACGAAATTGTTTCAGTATGTTCTTCATTTGATCCTCCTTAATAAAGCGATATTCAGAACCTTCTATCTCTTTAATTCCATAATTTAACTTTAACAGTTTTCTTCCAGAATCGATATACTTCTTATAGAGGTGGTTACTGATGAACCCTATTTATATATGCACAGAAGATTTCATTCCAAAAGATGAATATCCTATATTTAATTCTGACTCATATCTTACGAAGCTATATGTATCTCCGGTTAATGATGAACATTACGATATCGAGACGCAGCAGATTTTAATTCATTTCCTTATTGCCCAGAACAGATTTCCTGTTCATTTAACCATTGAACTATTCTCAGGAGTATCCGATGAACTCAAGAGCAGTTTTCAGAAACAAGGAATTAGCCATTCAATAATAAATGAACAGAATCATAAAAGTACTGCTGTGTTTCGAGCCATTCTAGAGAATCCGATCGCCCTCAGCTTTGCGCTAGCGAAAACTTTTTGGATTGCTTGTGCCAACCAGTTCTATGCTGTTTCCTATCCCGATAGCTTGAGCTATACTACGGTGCAATTGACAGGTTGGTTCGGCAGAAAAAAACAATTACCGCGCCCACACTTTAACATGCAAAATCCTTCTTCGTTAATCGTCATTTGGCATGATGGACAAGGATTCAATCTTTATACTTGTGAAGAAAAGTACTCAACACCGGGAAATCTTGCCGGCGACTTCCCATCAGATACACCGATTGAGTTTGGATAAGCTGACTCAAACAAAAACGAACCCCAACTGCGCGCCGTCTTTCTGGCACTCATTTGGGGTTCGCTGCATTTTTCTATTGTCATCCTTCAAACAAAGGACTGACTGGTTTTTCGTTGTGCACGTGCTCGATTGCTTCTGCGAGCAATGGCGCGATCGAGAGAATGGTGATTTTCGGGATGCGTTTTTCTTTCGGCACGTGAATCGTGTTAGTGACCACAAGTTCCGTCAACGCGGAGTCTTGGATGCGTTGAATGGAGTCGCCAGACAATACGGCATGCGTACAGCAAGCGTAGACTGCTTTCGCGCCATTTTCCACGAGCAGGTTCGCTGCATCGGAAATGGTCTTCGCGGTATCGACGATGTCGACGATGATGACGGCGTTTTTGCCTTTGATGTCGCCGACGATGTTCATCGTCTCGGCTTCGCCTGGCATTTTACGCTTATCGATAAAGCCAATCGGGACGTCCAAGCGATCCGCGAGTCTGCGCGCTCTGGTCAATCCGCCATTGTCTGGTGCTACGACGATGGCATCTTCGAGATTTTTATCGATGAAATGCTGGGACAGTTCGGTGATGCCCAGCAATTGGTCAACCGGGATGTTGAAGAAGCCTTGTACTTGCGGTGCGTGGAAATCCATCGTGATGACGTGATCCACTCCCGCTTTTACCAGCATGTTCGCCACGAGTTTCGCGGTGATCGGTTCACGTGAACTTGCTTTGCGGTCTTGGCGTGCGTATCCGTAATACGGAATGACCGCTGTGATGGAATCAGCCGACGCCCGCTTCAAAGCGTCGATCATGATCAATAATTCCATGACGTGCTCGTGTCCAGGCTGTGATGTCGATTGAACGACGTAAACTTCCGCCCCTCGCACGCTTTCTTCGATATGGATTTGGATTTCCCCATCGCTAAAATGGGTGATGGAGTTCTTGCCCAGCTCACAGCCGAGATGGTCCGCAATCTCCTGCGCCAGTTCCTGATTTGAATTCAATGAAAATAGCTTGAAGTTGTCTCTTAATTGATAAGCCACCGTTCAACTCCCCTTTCAGCAAATTATAGATTCTTAAATTGATAGCTGACTGTTTCCCATGAAAATTTCTGATCATGCGGCTTGTATCAGTTGATTTCATGATAGCTCTTTCTGGGTGCAAATGCCACCAAAGATGGCGAATCGTGCCCTTGTTCAAAGGCTTAGTAAAAAATCTGCCACAATATCGAGATTCCAAATTAAAAGGATCAATCCGATTAAAGAAGTTGCCATCAGCAAGCTGATCAAACGAAAAGCGGCGAGTTGCAATCTTTCCGAGAAAAATTTCTCGCTGCACCAAAACAGGAAGCTGAACAAGAACCCTAGAACGAAAAAAGGCCCATCTCCATACGAAAACACTTCTTCCAACTCTTGTTTCTCTCCATTTTTTATCGGTTTGATGGCTATGTATATATTTTGAATTGCGATGCCGCCCAGTAAGGTTGTCAGTATATAAACGGCCCATTGCGGCAAGTTCAGTCCCCCTTGTTTATCCAAATTGATGGCACATATTTTGACGGCTTTGATATTCTGTTCAACTTTCGATCAGTATAGCTGCCAACCCCTGTTCAATTCTCTCCAAAATGTCTACATATCCGATTGTTAAAAGTAGAAAAGGGACAAAGAAAACCAAAGCAATACTCAAGATTCTTAGCGTCTTGCTTATTTTCAAAAAGTCGAGGCGCTTGTGCTCGAGCAAGAAGAATATGCTCATGGGGATGAGTACCGAAAACAGCGTTAAGAAGCTTTGCAGCGTGCGAATATTGGCTTGCAACAAGCTCATTCGCAGCCAATCACTTGTTTCATACTCCTCAACATTTACGGTCACCGAACTTTTCTCCAAACTCCCTTGTGTAATTACTATCCTTTCGCTCTCCTCTTCATAACTGAACGCTCCTGGAAAGATATTCAGGTAAGCAATCAAATAGAAAGAAACACCGATCAATAAGAAGTACGCCAGTAATGTAACAGTGTCTTTTTTTCTCGAATTGTGTTGAGCCATGTGCCCTCCTATTGTTTCTGATTAGTAACCTATAATCCAATTTTGAAGATTGATTTATTGTGCAGTGCTTGAATATTCTGCTTGTTTGAAACCATTTACCCGTTATACCGTACAGTATGTTAAAGGAATTAACATTTTTTTCAAAAACCCAACTGGAGGTCCTTATGAAAAACATACTCACCGTCTTAATTACCATGCTTGTACTCGTACTTGGCAATTGGCTTGTAAGCTTTTTTACGCCACTCGGATTTTTGGACATCGCCATCCCGTTCGCTGGGCTCGCGGTCGTCATCGTATTCTTTTTCAAGTCGAAAGGCGGGATGGCCAGCCGTCATTTGGATATGTCGATTCAAGGATCGACTGGCATCCGGATGGAACAGAGCACTCCTGTCTCCGATCGCTCCTATATTTTGATCGGCTCGATTTTGTATTTGGTGCTGATGGTCGGGGTTACGTTTTTCGCCTATCGTGACTATTTCTTTAATTAAGTGCGAAGCGACCATCATTTTGTTTAAGGGGGGCGAATATGAAAAGTTTATGGACGATTTTAACAAAATTTATCTTTGGTGTGATTGGCATTATTTTAATCAGTGCTGCTCCAGCTTTATTCAACGGGACTTCTTTTTTGAATTTCCGTTCTTATGGAGAGGCTTTGCAAATGATCTTCACCGGGTTTACGACTGCTTCCGAATGGACCTTGAGCTACCGCGTTCCGGGTTCTCTTGAGACGATTCCGGTGTCCTTTGAGAAGTTTTTAAGCGGGCCTTATGTGTATTCGATGTCGATTTTCCTCATGGCACTGGCGTTAGCTTTCGTTTCAGCCTTTATTCTTTCCTTTGCCGTGTTGTTGTCGAAAGGCGCCTTGAAGCGCTCAATGTTGGAAATCATTAAGCTCCTTCAGTCTTTCCCTGACTTCGCCTACATATTCTTGATTCAAATTGGCGTCATCGCTATTTTTCAACGGACCGGGTTTTTGCTTCTTAGCTTTTACAGCTTGGGCGGCGAGGAGATTTACTTGGCGCCCGTCGTCTGTTTATCGGTCGTGCCTGCGGTATTATTTTTGAAGCTGTTCATTTTATTGTACGAAGAAGAACAGCGATACCCTTACGTGGAACTTGCACGTTCCAAAGGGCTGAGCCGTTTTGAGGTCTTGTGGAAGCATTGCACGTCCAATGTATTGAAAAGCGCATTCTATCAATCCAAATCGATTGTGTGGCTGGCGCTTTCTGCGTTATTGATCATTGAGCATTTATTCGGGGTGGAAGGCATCCTGTACTATTTGCGCAATGATTTCAGCCCGAAAGGCATTGCGTTCATCCTCTTGACAGTGTTCATCCCATTCTTCATTTTCTATGCCGTAGTGGAGTTGTGGCTTGGGAAATACGAGATTGAGCGAAATGCGGTGTTTGCCAAATTCAATTTACGCCTTTTCGACTTGAACGAAATCCGGGCTGGTTTCCGTTTGCTGTTCGCCAATCGACGGTCCACTTCGACGCGCTTGGCAACTCTCAAAAACCCGCGCATCTTGATTCCTTCAGTTATCGTGCTCGGTTTGTTCACAACGAGTGTCCTTTATGCTGTGTTCACCGGTGATGCCATCGCGCAAACGAATTATGTATACGACGAAGAGGGCAGCATTGAAAGCAGCGCGCCGCATTCACCGTCCGCTGAAAGCCTATTCGGCACCGATCCATACGGCTATTCCATCGCCCAGCAATTATTGGTCGGCATGAAATACACCATTGTCTTGAGTTTATTGATAGCCGGTTTGCGCATCGTTTTCGGCTATTTGTTCGGCGTGGTGTATACCTTTTTCTTTACCGACAAGCTGCGGCATTTCGTCAATTCAATCGCAGATGGCATGCATTTCTTGCCGCTGACTTTGGTGACTTATATTTTATTGCTGCCGGTCCTCATCAGTTACGGCCAATGGGATCTGAGTTTGACGGAGCGCTTAATTTTCCAAGTGTTGATCATGTCACTCGTCGTTTTGCCAATCACGACAAGCGCCATCGGGAATGAAATGAACGACACCTTGAAGAAAGAGTATGTCATCAGTTCGGTCTTGATGGGCGGGTCGATGAGTTGGATCCTCTCGAAGCACATCCAGCCGGAGCTATGGCCGAAACTCGTGTTGATGTGGGTGCAGCACATCATTCAAGTGCTGCAGATGTTCGTCCACCTTGGCATTTTGAATATCTTCGTCGGCGGCGCTCTTGCCCAAGCCGATTCGACGCGGCTCGTTCCGGAAATTTACGAACTATCGGGCATGATCGCCATTTCCCGGGAAGTTTTCTCCACCAATCAATTCTGGATGATCCTCCCTCCCTTGGCTGTGTTCATGATTTTGATCTATTGCTTTATCACAATCGCTGAAGGGCTTACGCAGAAACGATTGCCTGTTGTGCAGCCAGAAGTTGAAGACGTGCGTGACACGGCAAAGAGCTCAGACCCAAAGCCATCTTTTGTACGAATCCGCTATGCGGAAGTCAATAAAGAATGACCGGCTTACCTCATCGATAAAGGAGAATTGGATGCTATTTACAAAATGGACTCTCTACCAAGCGGCCGCTGTGGCAGGTCTGATTGCACTCGCTGTTGTGGCCGAATTTTATTCACTTGATATCGGGAACGCGCTTACGTCCGGTGCCATCAGTTCGATGCTGATCGTACTGACCTTCATCTTGCTGAGTACGAGCTTGATTCATTTGTTTTTCATCTTTCACAGCAAAAAAA
Coding sequences:
- a CDS encoding ribose-phosphate diphosphokinase, with protein sequence MAYQLRDNFKLFSLNSNQELAQEIADHLGCELGKNSITHFSDGEIQIHIEESVRGAEVYVVQSTSQPGHEHVMELLIMIDALKRASADSITAVIPYYGYARQDRKASSREPITAKLVANMLVKAGVDHVITMDFHAPQVQGFFNIPVDQLLGITELSQHFIDKNLEDAIVVAPDNGGLTRARRLADRLDVPIGFIDKRKMPGEAETMNIVGDIKGKNAVIIVDIVDTAKTISDAANLLVENGAKAVYACCTHAVLSGDSIQRIQDSALTELVVTNTIHVPKEKRIPKITILSIAPLLAEAIEHVHNEKPVSPLFEG
- a CDS encoding GNAT family N-acetyltransferase; protein product: MMIRRARVSDARGIAKVHVDSWITTYRNIVPDEYLDGLKYEEREKQWERNLQHATAFVAENKAGEVIGFADGGKERSGDYPDIGGEVYSIYILKAYQGQGVGKLLMQAISKELLGRDIQSMLVWVLKENQSSGFYKNLGGTVIDEKHITIAGKQIPELAYEWADISMIVKHN